Genomic segment of Mastomys coucha isolate ucsf_1 unplaced genomic scaffold, UCSF_Mcou_1 pScaffold23, whole genome shotgun sequence:
ACCTCAGAGCAATTCAGGAGGCACCAAAGGAGAAAAGTTACTTAGTCTGTTAGTCaaagtttgattttctttcttgggtagtctttttttcttacaatatgTTAATCTAATAAATACTTTCATTAaatgatttccatttttttttaaattattatatatatagttaacCTTATTTGTCCTTCCAACTCCATATAAAatagtggttctcacccttcctaatggtGCAAcccattttcattgctacttagtATCTGTGATTTTGCTTTTATTCAAGAAttgcaatataaatatctgatatgcagttTGACTGTTAGTCCACAGGTGTACTGTAGCACATGTGTCATATTAACATTGTACTTCTGTGGTTGTTTTTCCTGTCATAGGTAGAGTTGGCTTTATGGGACACAGCTGGGCAGGAAGATTATGACCGCCTGAGGCCTCTCTCCTATCCAGACACTGATGTTATACTGATGTGCTTCTCCATTGACAGCCCTGATAGTTTAGGTGAGTAGCCTGCGGGCTGGCTGCTTGTCATTATTCAGATGGAAAACATCCAGTATCTTGGATCCTTTCTGGGTATCAAGTGGTTCAAATGCAGATATTCTGACATTCTTTCAGAAATGGGTCCTGCTGGGCTGTGCTGgtccacacctataatcccagcactgggaggcagaggtagtgtAGTGTGGAAGCCAGACTAGCTTCAACTGTGTAACAAGactctcagaaacaaaaagagctgggAATGATGGCTCACTCTCTTAGTCCCTgttcatgggaggcagaaggaagcaggtggatctctgttgacTTTgaagccaacttttttttttttttttttttttttgttttttttttttttttttttttttggtttttttttggttttttgagacagggtttctctgagtagccctggctgtcctagaactcactctgtacaccaggctggcctcgaactcagaaatccacctgcctctgcctcccaagtgctgggactaaaggcgtgtgccaccactgcttggctgaaCTTGCTCtgttaaccaggctggcctcaaaattatagatcttcctgcctctctgcacATGGCATGGTACATATGAAGCTCAGAAGACACCAAGCAAGAGACAGCTCTCTcctctaccacatgggtcccagtGCTCAAACTCAAGcatctttatctgctgagctattcTGCTTGTCTCCACTGTGCTTTTTGAGATAACAGTGGAAAAAGAAATGCCTTTCGTCCTTCAAAGTGGGATTAGAATGTATCCTCGAGTCTGTgcattttttctttcagaaaacatcCCAGAAAAATGGACTCCAGAAGTCAAGCATTTCTGTCCAAATGTGCCCATCATCCTGGTTGGGAACAAGAAGGATCTTCGGAATGATGAGCACACAAGACGGGAGTTAGCCAAAATGAAGCAGGTATGTGGTGGGGGCAAGAAGAGCAAGAGTTCTGTttcacatagatacacacacatacacataattttagacagccttggctgtcctgaaatctCAGGTGTTCTGATGTTGGGGCTTCTCCTGTAAAGGAGGATATAAAGTGTTTAAcacaaagaaattcagaaaaaaaataaaaatataaaaaaaagaaaaaaaaagaaattcagtgtCAAGGACAGGCACTGTTGCCATTCATAGGTCTAGTCCCTTGTAGAGCTAGATACAGGAGTACTCTTGGGATTACTAACTTGGTGCTCCTTGCCCTTGCACTGCACTCAGTAAGCTATTCTTGGACTGGGAATCCAGTTCAGTTGCTTGCCTAGCACCagtgagggtgggtgggtggatggatggatggatggatggatggatggatggatggatggatggataatataTATCAGCACCATTATAACAAAAAAGGCTGCCTGTGGATTCCTTACTTAATCTTCCAGAGTTTGTCTGATGCTTCTCTCTACATGCAAAAAGGAGCAGGTTTAATAGACACAGTAGTTTTGGGGTATTCATTATAAGTTTGAGATGCatgattctttttggttttttgagacagggtttctctgtatagccctggctgtcctagaactgactctgcagaccaggatgaacttgaactcagaaatctgtctgcctctgcctcccaagtgctgggactaaaggcgtgcgccaccactccccaTCGAgatgcataatttttaaatatgggttggtataagtcttttttaaatcaagagtggtggcacatacctgtagtcTCAGCTGTTTAGGAGcttaaggcaggagaatcactgggTGGTTATCCTCAGAGACCTAAGTCCTATCTCAATCAAAACAgttgaaaaaaaacttaaatgttcTGCAAAGTAAGACTCATGCTGActgtgatagcacatgcctttaatcccagtactcttgagttctaggccagcctggtctacaaaggaagCTCCAGGATAGtgagggatacatagagaaacactctttattaaaacaaaatagagctggagtgatggctcaatggttaagagcactgactgcttttccagaggtcctgagttcaattcctggcaaccacatggtggcttacaaccatcagtaatggcaactgatgccctcttctggtgtgtgtctgaagatagctagagtgtactcatataaataaaataagtaaatctttaaaaaaaaaaaaagaaaagaaaaNNNNNNNNNNNNNNNNNNNNNNNNNNNNNNNNNNNNNNNNNNNNNNNNNNNNNNNNNNNNNNNNNNNNNNNNNNNNNNNNNNNNNNNNNNNNNNNNNNNNNNNNNNNNNNNNNNNNNNNNNNNNNNNNNNNNNNNNNNNNNNNNNNNNNNNNNNNNNNNNNNNNNNNNNNNNNNNNNNNNNNNNNNNNNNNNNNNNNNNNNNNNNNNNNNNNNNNNNNNNNNNNNNNNNNNNNNNNNNNNNNNNNNNNNNNNNNNNNNNNNNNNNNNNNNNNNNNNNNNNNNNNNNNNNNNNNNNNNNNNNNNNNNNNNNNNNNNNNNNNNNNNNNNNNNNNNNNNNNNNNNNNNNNNNNNNNNNNNNNNNNNNNNNNNcttttcttttcttttcttttttttaaagaaagtgtatTTGGAAATAAAGTCCGatggaaaattcatttttaaaattcccatTTTGTCACTTTCTCTGATAAAATATGGCCATATCTTCCCTATTCAGCCCTATATATCATTCTAGTACCCCTTTCCAGACTGGACTAAGTGAATAGGAATTTGATTTCACGCCTGAGGCAGTTATACTTTGGAGGTGGCATAGCCTTTCTCACCTGGACTGCAGGGTCTGGCTCTAAGTCACAGAGCTCCTTTCTCCACACTGTATTCAAGTTGCCTCCCAGAGGAGCCACCAGTTCTTATGGGTGgcagtgggtgggggtgggggggtctctTCTCTCCAGCTGACTAAACTTTTTTCTGTACCAGTTAATTTTTCCAACTAATAGAATAAAGGCAGTTTTCTAAACTTCCTGTATCCTTGTGTGTGTTGCTTTCCACAGGGCTAGGGGCAGGAAGACGGAAAGACTCCCTGACTTAGCTCTCCCTGGAGAAGTCCCTTCTTGAATGGTACCAGCTCCTCCCACTCCCTCACTCATCTAGACTAACCTGTCTCCTCCCAAGAACATGGAAGTGATTTTCCTGTGACACATTCAAATCTTAAAAAGTAGAGTggaggccaggcagtggaggcgcacgcctttaatcccagcacttgggaNNNNNNNNNNGCTTTGTAATGAGATGAAGGGGACACAGGGGCTGGGTTTTCTGGACTAAGACCAAACTGCACTGGAAGCAGAATAATAGGACCACTAGAATCACATGTTAAGAGTTCTGAGAAGGGCTAGCTTGGAGTCTCGGGCGCAGAGCCCTCCACTGATGTCCACCCTTACAAAAACAGCCAAAAGAAATCGCCCTTGACAGCCCTGTTAGTCAGTGCTActaaaaagaagagaatcagccgggcagccaaggctacacagagaaaccctgtctcaaaaaaacccaaaaaacccaaaaaaacaaaaaaacaaaaccaagagagtCAGGCATGGGTGGTGCGTGCCATTAGTCCCAGTACTCGGgataaaggcagagacaggtacatctctgagttctaggccagcctggtctacagaacaagtctTAAAACAGCTAAGCTTACAAAGCTACATACAGAAACGCTGATGAGACAGAGACACCCTGCTCCCCACCTCCAaacacccacccccccacccccccacccccgccaaaaGACAGCACTTGGAAGAGACAAGTTCCAGGCAATCCAGGGCTCTGTTAAAAGACCttgtctttgggctggagagatggctcagaggttaagagctctgactgttcttccaaaggtcatgagctcaaatcccagcaaccacatggtggctcacagccatcctgaccccctcttctggggtgtctgaagacagctacagtgtacttatatataataaataaataaaaaagagacctTCCTTATCTCGAAGAAACAAAACACTGTCCACCCACCTGAGACTCAAGCctgtctgagttcaattcccaaattATCACCCAGTGGAAGGAGGGACCAACTCTGACCCAGACATGCATGCTCCTACACTTTAATTAAACAATAAGTGTAATTaagcttaattttttaaagccCCATAACCTTATGACTAGAAACATGTTCTGTGTgggaaatttacacaatataagAGCTGTGCGTGAGCTGCTTTAGTCGATGATATTGCCAGAGGCCATCTTCCTAGGCGGGACTCTAGACTAATGAAGAAACCGTTGAGTAAGTCTGAGCTGGAAGATCCCCGCCTAAGCAAGCAGCTTCCTTCCAGACTATAGTGCTACATTGCCTGGGCTAGACCAGACCCGCCCTAGGCACCTCCTGGCGCTTTCGCTTGCGCGCACCCTCTAGCCAGTTCCTAGATGGGGGAGGGGTAGAGGCCGGATAAGGCGGGGCCCTGAGATTTAGAGCAGGCGGCGGGTCGGAAAGAAAGCGAGGCCACGTGATCTCAGCACCATCCAGTTAAAAGGAGGTGCTGGGCTCGGACAACGCTAGTACGGGTTCTACTTTTGAGTCCCAGCACCTTCTCCAGTATGAGTGCTGCTCGGCTATCCGCGGCGGCACAGGCCACCGTGTACGCCTTCTCCGCGCGCCCGCTGGCAGGCGGGGAGCCTGTGAGTCTGGGCTCCCTGCGGGGCAAGGTGCTGCTCATTGAGAATGTCGCGTCCCTCTGAGGCACCACGACCCGGGACTACACCGAGATGAACGATCTGCAGAAGCGTCTGGGGCCTCGTGGCCTGGTGGTGCTCGGTTTCCCGTGCAATCAGTTCGGACACCAGGTATGTGATGCGCATGGGTGGCCGTGGGGCTCTAGGCTCCCAGGGGCGGGACACCgcttattttctttccctctggTACTAGTTGGAATGCAGGCCTCTCCTCGGGTACACAAGGAGGGCAACTTCCTAGTGACTCATCGGAAACTTCTGTTTTGCAGTTAGTACATTCTTTCCAAAATCCTAGCACACAAATGCCTTTGTATTCCCTAGGAGAATGGCAAGAATGAAGAGATTCTGAATTCCCTCAAGTATGTCCGACCTGGTGGCGGGTTCGAGCCCAACTTTACATTGTTTGAGAAGTGCGAAGTGAACGGTGAGAAGGCTCACCCGCTCTTTACCTTCCTGCGGAATGCTTTGCCAGCACCCAGTGACGACCCCACTGCGCTCATGACCGACCCCAAGTACATCATTTGGTCTCCGGTGTGCCGCAACGACATTGCCTGGAACTTTGAGAAGTTCCTGGTGGGCCCCGACGGTGTTCCGGTGCGCAGGTACAGCCGCCGCTTTCGCACCATCGACATCGAACCTGATATTGAAACCCTGCTGTCCCAGCAGTCTAGCAACCCCTAAGGCGGTCCtggtgtctgggcttggtgattgCTGGCTGCACTCTGGGGGGCGGTTCTTCCATGATGGTGTTTCCTCTAAATTAGCATGGAGAAACACCTGATTCCCAGGAAAATCCCCTCAGATGGGCGCTGGTCTCATCCATTCCCGATGCCTTTCCACCTAAAGAAAGGTAGTTTCACCACTAAGAATAAAGTGCTGAATGGCAACGAACTGTTTGTGTGTCCTGTGTCCGTGTCGCCTTTTGGATAGCCTCATAGTCTGGGATACGGAACTCCATCCCGGAGCCTAAACTTCCTTTTGACTGCAGcttatccttttctttctccctgtcccAGGACATGCTTAAGGGCAGTCCTGAGTCCCTGTTACAGCAGAGCCCTTACTCCAGAAGAGGAAGACGGCAGACTGCCTAACGGTTAAGGCCTCCCTAACCCCACTTCTCCTTTCTGAGTTTTTGCTGGATGAGGAAATGACTATGTGCCCCTGATCACATAAGATTCTAGAATCCAGATCTCTGCCCACAGAACCCTGTTTGGCACAGGCTGTTGCAGCAGCCTTACAGTGTTACCAGCTTCTCTTTGCTTTGCTGCATGAATCCACACTGCTACCCCAGGGCCTCAAGTTATGCTGGGTGTTGGGAGATCCCGAGTGAAAAGGTGGTAGGCAGGCGTATGGTGTGtggcagtgggggaggaggatctgagaccagcctgggcccatttgaggcaggaaaaaaaataattgtcaaacCTTGCAGAGTTTACACTGACTGGGAGTGCAACTGTACATTTGGGTCTAGAGTAGGACATATCTTAAAGACCAGCTGCTACTGCTTGGGCCCCACCCCTGTAAATATCTCAAGACACACCTGGAGCTGTTTCTTATCACAACCTCCTGGAGACTGCAGTAACTAGGTTCAGTTGTTTTCTTAGGAACATGAACCCAGAGACTTGTGGGTAGTATGAAGCAATCGAGTTCAGACCAGAAGCTATTGCTATCCTAGTATGTGTGCGTAATTGGTGACTTTAAAGGCCTCTTGCTCCTGAACCAGCTCAGAAAGATATCCCCTGGTTCTAAACAAGAGTATACGGGTGCTTGCAGTTAGGTCGGGAGGAAATGTCCTGCCTCACAGGTACTATGTAATGTTTTTACCGCTGAACCATGTCCACAGtcctttgttgttttaagactgtAGCTCAAGGTGACCCCCAACTCCCAGCAAttttggctctgtctcctgactgcTATGAAGGCTGACTGTCAGTCATCATGCCTGGCCAGCCTGGAGTAACATCCTCCTATCTCTACCGATGGTGGGGATTCCAGGCGAGAGCCACTACATGCCCTGGAAGTCTACTTTTGCTTCCTTTGGAGCCCAGGGCTGTCCTCAGACTCCTAATCCACTTGCCTGTTCACTGCCCACTgcctaagtgctggaattgtgGACATGTACCACCACGTGTACACAAAAatagacacctttttttttttttttgagacagtttcctaatgtagccctggctggtctagaattcaTTGTATAGATAGAtcagtttggccttgaactcacaaatctgcctcctgagtgctgagattaagggaaactttttcaaagcaattttaGCATGTTCTAATGTTTTTAATATGCTTCTGTCTATGTTTTTT
This window contains:
- the Rhoa gene encoding transforming protein RhoA, encoding MAAIRKKLVIVGDGACGKTCLLIVFSKDQFPEVYVPTVFENYVADIEVDGKQVELALWDTAGQEDYDRLRPLSYPDTDVILMCFSIDSPDSLENIPEKWTPEVKHFCPNVPIILVGNKKDLRNDEHTRRELAKMKQVCGGGKKSKSSVSHRYTHIHIILDSLGCPEISGVLMLGLLL
- the Gpx1 gene encoding glutathione peroxidase 1; the protein is MSAARLSAAAQATVYAFSARPLAGGEPVSLGSLRGKVLLIENVASLUGTTTRDYTEMNDLQKRLGPRGLVVLGFPCNQFGHQENGKNEEILNSLKYVRPGGGFEPNFTLFEKCEVNGEKAHPLFTFLRNALPAPSDDPTALMTDPKYIIWSPVCRNDIAWNFEKFLVGPDGVPVRRYSRRFRTIDIEPDIETLLSQQSSNP